A stretch of Pomacea canaliculata isolate SZHN2017 linkage group LG6, ASM307304v1, whole genome shotgun sequence DNA encodes these proteins:
- the LOC112567115 gene encoding uncharacterized protein LOC112567115 has protein sequence MMSSAVGPASRTSSRGTKQTEFARKENINHWKESIGKRQSRIRELLIAAQRLGQGESLIIGSTRSICQQMVKGRERDRDKATETETEMQKQREIHRKREKKGVEEIWKKNSERERPVIHYIHGHIMKGRVEGILMAKG, from the exons ATGATGAGTTCTGCAGTCGGCCCCGCTTCCCGCACGAGCTCAAGAGGAACGAAGCAGACAGAGTTCGCACGGAA AGAGAATATAAATCATTGGAAGGAAAGCATAGGAAAGAGACAGTCGAGAATTAGAGAGTTGCTGATCGCTGCTCAGAGACTGGGTCAAG GTGAAAGTTTGATCATTGGGTCCACACGTTCGATCTGTCAGCAGATGgtaaaaggaagagagagagacagagacaaagccaccgaaacagagacagagatgcaGAAACAGAGGGaaatacacagaaagagagagaaaaaaggagtgGAAGAGATATGGAAGAAAAACAGCGAAAGAGAAAGACCAGTCATCCATTATATCCATGGACACATAATGAAAGGGAGGGTGGAGGGCATCCTGATGGCGAAGGGTTAA